The Piliocolobus tephrosceles isolate RC106 chromosome 2, ASM277652v3, whole genome shotgun sequence genome window below encodes:
- the CAMKV gene encoding caM kinase-like vesicle-associated protein isoform X3, whose amino-acid sequence MPFGCVTLGDKKNYNQPSEVTDRYDLGQVIKTEEFCEIFRAKDKTTGKLHTCKKFQKRDGRKVRKAAKNEIGILKMVKHPNILQLVDVFVTRKEYFIFLELATGREVFDWILDQGYYSERDTSNVVRQVLEAVAYLHSLKIVHRNLKLENLVYYNRLKNSKIVISDFHLAKLENGLIKEPCGTPEYLAPEVVGRQRYGRPVDCWAIGVIMYILLSGNPPFYEEVEEDDYENHDKNLFRKILAGDYEFDSPYWDDISQAAKDLVTRLMEVEQDQRITAEEAISHEWISGNAASDKNIKDGVCAQIEKNFARAKWKKAVRVTTLMKRLRAPEQSSTAAAQSASATDTATPGAADRSATPATDGSATPATDGSVTPATDGSITPATDGSVTPATDRSATPATDGRATPATEESTVPTIQSSATLATKAAATPEPAMAQPDNTAPEGTTGQAPPSSKGEEAAGYAQESQREEAS is encoded by the exons ATGCCGTTTGGGTGTGTGACTCTGGGCGACAAGAAGAACTATAACCAGCCATCGGAGGTGACTGACAGATATGATTTGGGACAGGTCATCAAGAC TGAGGAGTTCTGTGAAATCTTCCGGGCCAAGGACAAGACAACAGGCAAGCTGCACACCTGCAAGAAGTTCCAGAAGCGGGATGGCCGCAAGGTGCGGAAAGCTGCCAAGAACGAGATAGGCATCCTCAAGAT GGTGAAGCATCCCAACATCCTACAACTGGTGGATGTGTTTGTGACCCGCAAGGAGTACTTTATCTTCCTGGAGCT GGCCACGGGGAGGGAGGTGTTTGACTGGATCCTGGACCAGGGCTACTACTCGGAGCGAGACACGAGCAACGTGGTACGGCAGGTCCTGGAGGCCGTGGCCTATTTGCACTCACTCAAGATCGTGCACAGGAATCTCAAG CTGGAGAACCTGGTTTACTACAACCGGCTGAAGAACTCTAAGATTGTCATCAGTGACTTCCATCTGGCTAAGCTAGAAAATGGCCTCATCAAGGAGCCCTGTGGGACCCCCGAGTATCTGG CCCCAGAGGTGGTAGGCCGGCAGCGATATGGACGCCCTGTGGACTGCTGGGCCATTGGAGTCATCATGTACATCCT GCTTTCAGGCAACCCACCTTTCTATGAGGAGGTGGAAGAAGATGATTATGAGAACCACGATAAGAATCTCTTCCGCAAGATCCTGGCTGGTGACTATGAGTTTGACTCTCCATATTGGGATGATATTTCGCAGGCAG CCAAAGACCTGGTCACAAGGCTGATGGAGGTGGAGCAAGACCAGCGGATCACTGCAGAAGAGGCTATCTCCCATGAGTG GATTTCTGGCAATGCTGCTTCTGATAAGAACATCAAGGATGGTGTCTGTGCCCAGATTGAAAAGAACTTTGCCAGGGCCAAGTGGAAG AAGGCTGTCCGAGTGACTACCCTCATGAAACGGCTCCGGGCGCCAGAGCAGTCCAGCACGGCTGCAGCCCAGTCGGCCTCAGCCACAGACACTGCCACCCCCGGGGCTGCAG ACCGTAGTGCCACCCCAGCCACAGATGGAAGTGCCACCCCAGCCACTGATGGCAGTGTCACCCCAGCCACTGATGGAAGCATCACTCCAGCCACTGATGGGAGTGTCACCCCAGCCACTGACAGGAGCGCTACTCCAGCCACTGATGGGAGAGCCACACCAGCCACAGAAGAGAGCACTGTGCCCACCATCCAAAGCAGTGCCACACTGGCTACCAAGGCAGCTGCCACCCCTGAGCCGGCTATGGCCCAGCCGGACAACACAGCCCCAGAGGGCACCACAGGCCAGGCTCCACCCTCTAGTAAAGGGGAAGAGGCTGCTGGTTATGCCCAGGAGTCTCAAAGGGAGGAGGCCAGCTGA
- the CAMKV gene encoding caM kinase-like vesicle-associated protein isoform X6, whose amino-acid sequence MVKHPNILQLVDVFVTRKEYFIFLELATGREVFDWILDQGYYSERDTSNVVRQVLEAVAYLHSLKIVHRNLKLENLVYYNRLKNSKIVISDFHLAKLENGLIKEPCGTPEYLAPEVVGRQRYGRPVDCWAIGVIMYILLSGNPPFYEEVEEDDYENHDKNLFRKILAGDYEFDSPYWDDISQAAKDLVTRLMEVEQDQRITAEEAISHEWISGNAASDKNIKDGVCAQIEKNFARAKWKKAVRVTTLMKRLRAPEQSSTAAAQSASATDTATPGAAGGATAAAASGATSAPEGDAAHAAKSDNVAPADRSATPATDGSATPATDGSVTPATDGSITPATDGSVTPATDRSATPATDGRATPATEESTVPTIQSSATLATKAAATPEPAMAQPDNTAPEGTTGQAPPSSKGEEAAGYAQESQREEAS is encoded by the exons AT GGTGAAGCATCCCAACATCCTACAACTGGTGGATGTGTTTGTGACCCGCAAGGAGTACTTTATCTTCCTGGAGCT GGCCACGGGGAGGGAGGTGTTTGACTGGATCCTGGACCAGGGCTACTACTCGGAGCGAGACACGAGCAACGTGGTACGGCAGGTCCTGGAGGCCGTGGCCTATTTGCACTCACTCAAGATCGTGCACAGGAATCTCAAG CTGGAGAACCTGGTTTACTACAACCGGCTGAAGAACTCTAAGATTGTCATCAGTGACTTCCATCTGGCTAAGCTAGAAAATGGCCTCATCAAGGAGCCCTGTGGGACCCCCGAGTATCTGG CCCCAGAGGTGGTAGGCCGGCAGCGATATGGACGCCCTGTGGACTGCTGGGCCATTGGAGTCATCATGTACATCCT GCTTTCAGGCAACCCACCTTTCTATGAGGAGGTGGAAGAAGATGATTATGAGAACCACGATAAGAATCTCTTCCGCAAGATCCTGGCTGGTGACTATGAGTTTGACTCTCCATATTGGGATGATATTTCGCAGGCAG CCAAAGACCTGGTCACAAGGCTGATGGAGGTGGAGCAAGACCAGCGGATCACTGCAGAAGAGGCTATCTCCCATGAGTG GATTTCTGGCAATGCTGCTTCTGATAAGAACATCAAGGATGGTGTCTGTGCCCAGATTGAAAAGAACTTTGCCAGGGCCAAGTGGAAG AAGGCTGTCCGAGTGACTACCCTCATGAAACGGCTCCGGGCGCCAGAGCAGTCCAGCACGGCTGCAGCCCAGTCGGCCTCAGCCACAGACACTGCCACCCCCGGGGCTGCAGGTGGGGCCACAGCTGCAGCTGCGAGTGGAGCTACCTCAGCCCCTGAGGGTGATGCTGCTCATGCTGCAAAGAGTGATAATGTGGCCCCCGCAGACCGTAGTGCCACCCCAGCCACAGATGGAAGTGCCACCCCAGCCACTGATGGCAGTGTCACCCCAGCCACTGATGGAAGCATCACTCCAGCCACTGATGGGAGTGTCACCCCAGCCACTGACAGGAGCGCTACTCCAGCCACTGATGGGAGAGCCACACCAGCCACAGAAGAGAGCACTGTGCCCACCATCCAAAGCAGTGCCACACTGGCTACCAAGGCAGCTGCCACCCCTGAGCCGGCTATGGCCCAGCCGGACAACACAGCCCCAGAGGGCACCACAGGCCAGGCTCCACCCTCTAGTAAAGGGGAAGAGGCTGCTGGTTATGCCCAGGAGTCTCAAAGGGAGGAGGCCAGCTGA
- the CAMKV gene encoding caM kinase-like vesicle-associated protein isoform X4, whose product MIWDRSSRLRSSVKSSGPRTRQQASCTPARSSRSGMAARVKHPNILQLVDVFVTRKEYFIFLELATGREVFDWILDQGYYSERDTSNVVRQVLEAVAYLHSLKIVHRNLKLENLVYYNRLKNSKIVISDFHLAKLENGLIKEPCGTPEYLAPEVVGRQRYGRPVDCWAIGVIMYILLSGNPPFYEEVEEDDYENHDKNLFRKILAGDYEFDSPYWDDISQAAKDLVTRLMEVEQDQRITAEEAISHEWISGNAASDKNIKDGVCAQIEKNFARAKWKKAVRVTTLMKRLRAPEQSSTAAAQSASATDTATPGAADRSATPATDGSATPATDGSVTPATDGSITPATDGSVTPATDRSATPATDGRATPATEESTVPTIQSSATLATKAAATPEPAMAQPDNTAPEGTTGQAPPSSKGEEAAGYAQESQREEAS is encoded by the exons ATGATTTGGGACAGGTCATCAAGAC TGAGGAGTTCTGTGAAATCTTCCGGGCCAAGGACAAGACAACAGGCAAGCTGCACACCTGCAAGAAGTTCCAGAAGCGGGATGGCCGCAAG GGTGAAGCATCCCAACATCCTACAACTGGTGGATGTGTTTGTGACCCGCAAGGAGTACTTTATCTTCCTGGAGCT GGCCACGGGGAGGGAGGTGTTTGACTGGATCCTGGACCAGGGCTACTACTCGGAGCGAGACACGAGCAACGTGGTACGGCAGGTCCTGGAGGCCGTGGCCTATTTGCACTCACTCAAGATCGTGCACAGGAATCTCAAG CTGGAGAACCTGGTTTACTACAACCGGCTGAAGAACTCTAAGATTGTCATCAGTGACTTCCATCTGGCTAAGCTAGAAAATGGCCTCATCAAGGAGCCCTGTGGGACCCCCGAGTATCTGG CCCCAGAGGTGGTAGGCCGGCAGCGATATGGACGCCCTGTGGACTGCTGGGCCATTGGAGTCATCATGTACATCCT GCTTTCAGGCAACCCACCTTTCTATGAGGAGGTGGAAGAAGATGATTATGAGAACCACGATAAGAATCTCTTCCGCAAGATCCTGGCTGGTGACTATGAGTTTGACTCTCCATATTGGGATGATATTTCGCAGGCAG CCAAAGACCTGGTCACAAGGCTGATGGAGGTGGAGCAAGACCAGCGGATCACTGCAGAAGAGGCTATCTCCCATGAGTG GATTTCTGGCAATGCTGCTTCTGATAAGAACATCAAGGATGGTGTCTGTGCCCAGATTGAAAAGAACTTTGCCAGGGCCAAGTGGAAG AAGGCTGTCCGAGTGACTACCCTCATGAAACGGCTCCGGGCGCCAGAGCAGTCCAGCACGGCTGCAGCCCAGTCGGCCTCAGCCACAGACACTGCCACCCCCGGGGCTGCAG ACCGTAGTGCCACCCCAGCCACAGATGGAAGTGCCACCCCAGCCACTGATGGCAGTGTCACCCCAGCCACTGATGGAAGCATCACTCCAGCCACTGATGGGAGTGTCACCCCAGCCACTGACAGGAGCGCTACTCCAGCCACTGATGGGAGAGCCACACCAGCCACAGAAGAGAGCACTGTGCCCACCATCCAAAGCAGTGCCACACTGGCTACCAAGGCAGCTGCCACCCCTGAGCCGGCTATGGCCCAGCCGGACAACACAGCCCCAGAGGGCACCACAGGCCAGGCTCCACCCTCTAGTAAAGGGGAAGAGGCTGCTGGTTATGCCCAGGAGTCTCAAAGGGAGGAGGCCAGCTGA
- the CAMKV gene encoding caM kinase-like vesicle-associated protein isoform X2: MPFGCVTLGDKKNYNQPSEVTDRYDLGQVIKTEEFCEIFRAKDKTTGKLHTCKKFQKRDGRKVRKAAKNEIGILKMVKHPNILQLVDVFVTRKEYFIFLELATGREVFDWILDQGYYSERDTSNVVRQVLEAVAYLHSLKIVHRNLKLENLVYYNRLKNSKIVISDFHLAKLENGLIKEPCGTPEYLGNPPFYEEVEEDDYENHDKNLFRKILAGDYEFDSPYWDDISQAAKDLVTRLMEVEQDQRITAEEAISHEWISGNAASDKNIKDGVCAQIEKNFARAKWKKAVRVTTLMKRLRAPEQSSTAAAQSASATDTATPGAAGGATAAAASGATSAPEGDAAHAAKSDNVAPADRSATPATDGSATPATDGSVTPATDGSITPATDGSVTPATDRSATPATDGRATPATEESTVPTIQSSATLATKAAATPEPAMAQPDNTAPEGTTGQAPPSSKGEEAAGYAQESQREEAS, translated from the exons ATGCCGTTTGGGTGTGTGACTCTGGGCGACAAGAAGAACTATAACCAGCCATCGGAGGTGACTGACAGATATGATTTGGGACAGGTCATCAAGAC TGAGGAGTTCTGTGAAATCTTCCGGGCCAAGGACAAGACAACAGGCAAGCTGCACACCTGCAAGAAGTTCCAGAAGCGGGATGGCCGCAAGGTGCGGAAAGCTGCCAAGAACGAGATAGGCATCCTCAAGAT GGTGAAGCATCCCAACATCCTACAACTGGTGGATGTGTTTGTGACCCGCAAGGAGTACTTTATCTTCCTGGAGCT GGCCACGGGGAGGGAGGTGTTTGACTGGATCCTGGACCAGGGCTACTACTCGGAGCGAGACACGAGCAACGTGGTACGGCAGGTCCTGGAGGCCGTGGCCTATTTGCACTCACTCAAGATCGTGCACAGGAATCTCAAG CTGGAGAACCTGGTTTACTACAACCGGCTGAAGAACTCTAAGATTGTCATCAGTGACTTCCATCTGGCTAAGCTAGAAAATGGCCTCATCAAGGAGCCCTGTGGGACCCCCGAGTATCTGG GCAACCCACCTTTCTATGAGGAGGTGGAAGAAGATGATTATGAGAACCACGATAAGAATCTCTTCCGCAAGATCCTGGCTGGTGACTATGAGTTTGACTCTCCATATTGGGATGATATTTCGCAGGCAG CCAAAGACCTGGTCACAAGGCTGATGGAGGTGGAGCAAGACCAGCGGATCACTGCAGAAGAGGCTATCTCCCATGAGTG GATTTCTGGCAATGCTGCTTCTGATAAGAACATCAAGGATGGTGTCTGTGCCCAGATTGAAAAGAACTTTGCCAGGGCCAAGTGGAAG AAGGCTGTCCGAGTGACTACCCTCATGAAACGGCTCCGGGCGCCAGAGCAGTCCAGCACGGCTGCAGCCCAGTCGGCCTCAGCCACAGACACTGCCACCCCCGGGGCTGCAGGTGGGGCCACAGCTGCAGCTGCGAGTGGAGCTACCTCAGCCCCTGAGGGTGATGCTGCTCATGCTGCAAAGAGTGATAATGTGGCCCCCGCAGACCGTAGTGCCACCCCAGCCACAGATGGAAGTGCCACCCCAGCCACTGATGGCAGTGTCACCCCAGCCACTGATGGAAGCATCACTCCAGCCACTGATGGGAGTGTCACCCCAGCCACTGACAGGAGCGCTACTCCAGCCACTGATGGGAGAGCCACACCAGCCACAGAAGAGAGCACTGTGCCCACCATCCAAAGCAGTGCCACACTGGCTACCAAGGCAGCTGCCACCCCTGAGCCGGCTATGGCCCAGCCGGACAACACAGCCCCAGAGGGCACCACAGGCCAGGCTCCACCCTCTAGTAAAGGGGAAGAGGCTGCTGGTTATGCCCAGGAGTCTCAAAGGGAGGAGGCCAGCTGA
- the CAMKV gene encoding caM kinase-like vesicle-associated protein isoform X1, whose translation MPFGCVTLGDKKNYNQPSEVTDRYDLGQVIKTEEFCEIFRAKDKTTGKLHTCKKFQKRDGRKVRKAAKNEIGILKMVKHPNILQLVDVFVTRKEYFIFLELATGREVFDWILDQGYYSERDTSNVVRQVLEAVAYLHSLKIVHRNLKLENLVYYNRLKNSKIVISDFHLAKLENGLIKEPCGTPEYLAPEVVGRQRYGRPVDCWAIGVIMYILLSGNPPFYEEVEEDDYENHDKNLFRKILAGDYEFDSPYWDDISQAAKDLVTRLMEVEQDQRITAEEAISHEWISGNAASDKNIKDGVCAQIEKNFARAKWKKAVRVTTLMKRLRAPEQSSTAAAQSASATDTATPGAAGGATAAAASGATSAPEGDAAHAAKSDNVAPADRSATPATDGSATPATDGSVTPATDGSITPATDGSVTPATDRSATPATDGRATPATEESTVPTIQSSATLATKAAATPEPAMAQPDNTAPEGTTGQAPPSSKGEEAAGYAQESQREEAS comes from the exons ATGCCGTTTGGGTGTGTGACTCTGGGCGACAAGAAGAACTATAACCAGCCATCGGAGGTGACTGACAGATATGATTTGGGACAGGTCATCAAGAC TGAGGAGTTCTGTGAAATCTTCCGGGCCAAGGACAAGACAACAGGCAAGCTGCACACCTGCAAGAAGTTCCAGAAGCGGGATGGCCGCAAGGTGCGGAAAGCTGCCAAGAACGAGATAGGCATCCTCAAGAT GGTGAAGCATCCCAACATCCTACAACTGGTGGATGTGTTTGTGACCCGCAAGGAGTACTTTATCTTCCTGGAGCT GGCCACGGGGAGGGAGGTGTTTGACTGGATCCTGGACCAGGGCTACTACTCGGAGCGAGACACGAGCAACGTGGTACGGCAGGTCCTGGAGGCCGTGGCCTATTTGCACTCACTCAAGATCGTGCACAGGAATCTCAAG CTGGAGAACCTGGTTTACTACAACCGGCTGAAGAACTCTAAGATTGTCATCAGTGACTTCCATCTGGCTAAGCTAGAAAATGGCCTCATCAAGGAGCCCTGTGGGACCCCCGAGTATCTGG CCCCAGAGGTGGTAGGCCGGCAGCGATATGGACGCCCTGTGGACTGCTGGGCCATTGGAGTCATCATGTACATCCT GCTTTCAGGCAACCCACCTTTCTATGAGGAGGTGGAAGAAGATGATTATGAGAACCACGATAAGAATCTCTTCCGCAAGATCCTGGCTGGTGACTATGAGTTTGACTCTCCATATTGGGATGATATTTCGCAGGCAG CCAAAGACCTGGTCACAAGGCTGATGGAGGTGGAGCAAGACCAGCGGATCACTGCAGAAGAGGCTATCTCCCATGAGTG GATTTCTGGCAATGCTGCTTCTGATAAGAACATCAAGGATGGTGTCTGTGCCCAGATTGAAAAGAACTTTGCCAGGGCCAAGTGGAAG AAGGCTGTCCGAGTGACTACCCTCATGAAACGGCTCCGGGCGCCAGAGCAGTCCAGCACGGCTGCAGCCCAGTCGGCCTCAGCCACAGACACTGCCACCCCCGGGGCTGCAGGTGGGGCCACAGCTGCAGCTGCGAGTGGAGCTACCTCAGCCCCTGAGGGTGATGCTGCTCATGCTGCAAAGAGTGATAATGTGGCCCCCGCAGACCGTAGTGCCACCCCAGCCACAGATGGAAGTGCCACCCCAGCCACTGATGGCAGTGTCACCCCAGCCACTGATGGAAGCATCACTCCAGCCACTGATGGGAGTGTCACCCCAGCCACTGACAGGAGCGCTACTCCAGCCACTGATGGGAGAGCCACACCAGCCACAGAAGAGAGCACTGTGCCCACCATCCAAAGCAGTGCCACACTGGCTACCAAGGCAGCTGCCACCCCTGAGCCGGCTATGGCCCAGCCGGACAACACAGCCCCAGAGGGCACCACAGGCCAGGCTCCACCCTCTAGTAAAGGGGAAGAGGCTGCTGGTTATGCCCAGGAGTCTCAAAGGGAGGAGGCCAGCTGA
- the CAMKV gene encoding caM kinase-like vesicle-associated protein isoform X5 yields MPFGCVTLGDKKNYNQPSEVTDRYDLGQVIKTEEFCEIFRAKDKTTGKLHTCKKFQKRDGRKVRKAAKNEIGILKMVKHPNILQLVDVFVTRKEYFIFLELNLKLENLVYYNRLKNSKIVISDFHLAKLENGLIKEPCGTPEYLAPEVVGRQRYGRPVDCWAIGVIMYILLSGNPPFYEEVEEDDYENHDKNLFRKILAGDYEFDSPYWDDISQAAKDLVTRLMEVEQDQRITAEEAISHEWISGNAASDKNIKDGVCAQIEKNFARAKWKKAVRVTTLMKRLRAPEQSSTAAAQSASATDTATPGAADRSATPATDGSATPATDGSVTPATDGSITPATDGSVTPATDRSATPATDGRATPATEESTVPTIQSSATLATKAAATPEPAMAQPDNTAPEGTTGQAPPSSKGEEAAGYAQESQREEAS; encoded by the exons ATGCCGTTTGGGTGTGTGACTCTGGGCGACAAGAAGAACTATAACCAGCCATCGGAGGTGACTGACAGATATGATTTGGGACAGGTCATCAAGAC TGAGGAGTTCTGTGAAATCTTCCGGGCCAAGGACAAGACAACAGGCAAGCTGCACACCTGCAAGAAGTTCCAGAAGCGGGATGGCCGCAAGGTGCGGAAAGCTGCCAAGAACGAGATAGGCATCCTCAAGAT GGTGAAGCATCCCAACATCCTACAACTGGTGGATGTGTTTGTGACCCGCAAGGAGTACTTTATCTTCCTGGAGCT GAATCTCAAG CTGGAGAACCTGGTTTACTACAACCGGCTGAAGAACTCTAAGATTGTCATCAGTGACTTCCATCTGGCTAAGCTAGAAAATGGCCTCATCAAGGAGCCCTGTGGGACCCCCGAGTATCTGG CCCCAGAGGTGGTAGGCCGGCAGCGATATGGACGCCCTGTGGACTGCTGGGCCATTGGAGTCATCATGTACATCCT GCTTTCAGGCAACCCACCTTTCTATGAGGAGGTGGAAGAAGATGATTATGAGAACCACGATAAGAATCTCTTCCGCAAGATCCTGGCTGGTGACTATGAGTTTGACTCTCCATATTGGGATGATATTTCGCAGGCAG CCAAAGACCTGGTCACAAGGCTGATGGAGGTGGAGCAAGACCAGCGGATCACTGCAGAAGAGGCTATCTCCCATGAGTG GATTTCTGGCAATGCTGCTTCTGATAAGAACATCAAGGATGGTGTCTGTGCCCAGATTGAAAAGAACTTTGCCAGGGCCAAGTGGAAG AAGGCTGTCCGAGTGACTACCCTCATGAAACGGCTCCGGGCGCCAGAGCAGTCCAGCACGGCTGCAGCCCAGTCGGCCTCAGCCACAGACACTGCCACCCCCGGGGCTGCAG ACCGTAGTGCCACCCCAGCCACAGATGGAAGTGCCACCCCAGCCACTGATGGCAGTGTCACCCCAGCCACTGATGGAAGCATCACTCCAGCCACTGATGGGAGTGTCACCCCAGCCACTGACAGGAGCGCTACTCCAGCCACTGATGGGAGAGCCACACCAGCCACAGAAGAGAGCACTGTGCCCACCATCCAAAGCAGTGCCACACTGGCTACCAAGGCAGCTGCCACCCCTGAGCCGGCTATGGCCCAGCCGGACAACACAGCCCCAGAGGGCACCACAGGCCAGGCTCCACCCTCTAGTAAAGGGGAAGAGGCTGCTGGTTATGCCCAGGAGTCTCAAAGGGAGGAGGCCAGCTGA